Within Amycolatopsis sp. FDAARGOS 1241, the genomic segment ACGGCGACAAGGACTGCCCACCGTCCACGAGGTACTCACGCCAGTACTCGTCGAGGAACGGCTCCAGCTCGGCCAGCGACGACGGCGCGCAGTGCACGTCGGTGTCGATGGCCCCGGTGCCGACAGCGGCGGTCATCGCGTCTCCCCCGAGACGCGCGCCGGCAGCCCGTAGAGCCGGCAGGCGTTGGCTCCCATGATCCCCTCCCGGGCGCCGGCCGGGAACAGCCGAGACGCCAGCCGCGGCGAGTCGAAGTCCCAGTGCGGGTAGTCGGAGGCGAACATGATCCGGTCGCTCATCCCGATGTGCTCCAGTGCGGTCGCGAGGTGCCGCGGATCTTCGGGCTCCTCGATGGGCTGCGTGGTGAACCAGAGGTGCTCGCGCAGGTACTCCGACGGCGGCTTGCGCAGGTGCGGCACGTCGGCGCGCAGCCGGGGCCACGCCTCGTCGAGCGCCCACATCAGCGGCGCGAGCCAGACGATCCCGCCTTCCACGCAGATCACCTGCAGCGACGGGAACTCCTCGAACACGCCTTCACACACCAAGTTCGTCACGAGCGCGGCCATCATGTTGCCGTTCCACACGTGCTCTTCGAGGTAGAACGACGGCCACCCGGCGCCGCGGTGCTGCTCGATCCCGCCGGTGTGCGCCGCGACCGGGCGGCCCGCCTCCACGGCGGCGCGGTAGATCGGCCAGTAGCGGCGTGACCCGAACCCGGTCTCGCCCCCGGTGGGCAGCAGCACCTGCACGAACCGCGGGTCGTCGGCGCGGCGGGCGATCTCCTCGGCCGCGAGGTCCGGCGATTCGGTCGGGATCGCGATCGAGCTGCGCAGCCGCGGCTCGGGCGCAAGCCATTCGTCGGCCAGCCAGTCGTTGAGCGCACGGCACAGCGCCGCGGAGTACCGCGGCTCCTCCGCGCCGAAAGTGTGTCCCTGCAAGGGGATCAGCACACCGTGGTCGACACCGAACTCGTCGAGCAGCTGCTCCTGCACCATCCCCAGGTCACTGCCCGGGATGCCGCCCGCCTCGGGCCACGCGTCGAGCCGGAAGCCGGCGTTGCGCACCCGCGGGTAGAACTCCGGCGGATTCGGCACCCGGCTGCCGAACACCTCCCAGCGCGTGCGGTGCTCCCCGCTCAGCCGCGCTTTGACGTCCGCGGCCGGTGCGCTCGGGTGGATGTCCGTGTCGACGATCGTGGACCCGGCCCGGCCGGTCGCCGGACCCGGCGCACCGGTGGGCAGCGTGGTTGTCATGACGCACCTCCGACGGGGCCCGGCACCGGCGCCGGGCGGGGACTGGTCTCGACCACCACGTAGGCGTCCTCGACGCGGACCGGAAACGTCTCGGTCACGTACGGGCCGGGCCGCCGCCCGCCCTTCACGCCGGTTCGCGGCGGCACGACCTCGTCCGCGGTGATGGTTCCGGCTTCGACGCCGGGTTCCACCGACACCGGGTACGTGCGCGCCGGCGGCTCGCCGGGGCCGAGGAAGGACTGGCCCGTCTCGAGGTCGTACTCCCAGCCGTGCCAAGGGCAGGCCACGAGGGCTTCCTCGCCGGCCATCTCGTACTCCCCCGGGCCGGTGGAGCTGACCCACGGTTTCGTGCGGCCGAGGCACAGCGGCCCGCCCATGTGAGGGCAGTGGTTGTTGATCGCGTAGAAGCGGTCACCGACGCGGAAAACGCCGATGGACCTGCGTCCCGCCCGCACGATCCGGCGTTCGCCCGGCGGGAACTCGTCGAGGCGCGAAACGACTATCTTCACGCTTCGGACTGTAAGCAGCCGTTTCCCCGCGGTGGAAGCAGAAAGTCGGGATACTCGACATCAACGCCGTGAATACGCACTCGATCGGCGTAGCCCGCGGCCGGCTGCTGTCCTGAAAGGACGGTTCCGGTCAGCGGGGACCGCGACAAACGACGTAGGCCGGACAGGTCGCAGCGGCCGTGCCCGGCGCGGTTTTGTCTGCTTTCCTCGGTGCGCCACCCCGTGCCGGACCGCTCGCGAGGAGTACGGAGCCATGGCCGAACCGTCAGCGCCGACGCGTCCGTCGAAGAAGACCCTCTTCGCCGCGAGTCTCGTCGGCACGTCCATCGAGTGGTACGACTACTACATCTTCGGCACGGCGGCGGCGCTCGCGTTCGGCTCCGTGTTCTACCCGAAGTTCTCCTCCGCGGCCGGCACGCTCGCCGCGTTCGCGACGTTCGCGGTCGGCTTCGTGGCCCGCCCGCTCGGCGGCGCGGTGATCGGGCACTTCGGCGACCGGATCGGGCGACGGTCGATGCTGGTCCTCACCCTGCTGCTGACCGGCGGGACGACCACGCTCATCGGCGTGCTGCCGACCTACGCCGCGATCGGCGTCGCGGCCCCGCTGCTGCTCGTCCTCTTGCGCGTGCTGCAGGGCTTCGGCGTCGGCGGGGAATGGGGTGGCGCGGTCCTCATCGCCACCGAGCACGCCACCGCGCGGCGCCGCGCGGTCTACGGCAGCTTCGCGCAGTTCGGCGTGCCGGTCGGGGTGCTCACGTCGAATCTCGCCTTCCTCGCCGTGTCCGGGCTGGCCGACGACGATTTCCTGACCTGGGGCTGGCGCCTGCCGTTCCTGTTCAGCGTTGTCCTGGTCGTGGGCGGGCTCCTGGTGCGCGGCCGGCTGAGCGACGCGGCGGAGTTCACCGACGCCAAGCGCGAGCGCACCACGAACCGGGCCCCGTTCCTCGAGCTGCTGCGCCGGCAGCCGATGACGCTGGCCCTGGCGAGCCTCGCGTCGATCGCGCCACCCGCGATCGGGTACACGGTGACCGTCTACATGCTGACCTACGGAACGACCGTGGTCGGATTCGACCGGACCACCTTGCTCTCGCTGATCCTCGCCTCGACAGCGGTCTGGATCGCCGCGATCGTGCTGGCCGCCGTCGCGAGCGACCGGTTCGGCGCGCGACGGGTGTACACGCTCGGCGCGGTGACGGCGGTGGTGTGGCCGGTCCCGATGTTCCTGCTGGTGGACACCGGCAACCCGGCTTCGGCCTTTGTCTCCTTTGCCGTCGCCGCGCTCGTCCAGGGCATCATGGCCGGCGCGCAGGGCGGGCTGTTCACCGAGATCTTCGACGTGCGTGTGCGCTACAGCGGGATCTCGATCGCCTACCAGCTCGGCGGGATGATCGGCGGCGCGGTCACGCCGATCGTCGCGACCGCGTTGTTCGGGGCGAGTGGCTCGTCGACCGCCGTCGCGCTCTACGTCGCCGCGCTGTCGCTGGTCAGCCTCGTGGGCGTGGCGGGGCTGCGCTTCCGGCGCGCGAATGCCGACGAGCCCGCGCCGGCCCCGGTCGCGCCACCGACGGCGTGAATTCTCCGCCGGCGCCCCATAATGGGGTCATGCAAGGGCACCGGGGTCCGCGCGAACCCGCTTCGGCGAGCGAGGGGACCGCCCTGACACCCGAAGCACTCGACGCCCTCGTCTCCGTGTCCGCCGACGGGCTCGCCGTACTCGACGCCGACGGTCGGTTCACCGCGCTCAACGACTCGGCCGCGGCCCTGCTCGGCTCGGCCGCCGCGGACCTGATCGGCAGGCCGGCGCCGTTCAAGCCCGATGCCGGCGTGCCGCAGGGCACCCCGCGGACCGTCCGCCGGCTGGTGCCGGGCGGGCGGTTCCGGGACCTGGAGTACCGGCTCGCCCCGTTGTCCGACGGCGGGCAGGCGGTCTGGTTCAGCGACCGCACGGACGTCCTGCGGCAGCAGGAGCGGCTCACCGCGATCGCGCGAGCCGCCGCGAGCGTCGCCGGGACGTTCTCGCTGCGGGCCACCCTCGACGCGGTGGCCCGCGAGATGGTGATGACGGCCAACATCGTCGCGGTGCAGATCCTCTCGCTCGACGATCCGGCCGCCGATCTGCGCATCCTCGGCATGGCGGGATTCGGCCCGGCTGCGGACTTCGTGGAGCGCCTCAGCGCCTGCCGGCGATTGGGGGCGCGGGTACGGTTCTTCGACGCGTTCGTGGGCGGCCGGCCGGTGGTGGAAAAGCACCGCAAGGCCTCGATCATGGCCGACCCGCGGTGGGAGCCGCTGCACGAGATCATGAACCGGCCGGACTGGGACGGCTTCGTCGCCACGCCCATGGTGGTCCGCGCCCGCACCGTCGGCGTGATCAACGCCTACTACCGCGCCGGCGAGGACCCGGGCCCCGGCTCGCTCGCGTTCCTGCAGGCGATGGCCGACCACGCCGCCGTCGCGATCGACACGGCGTCCCTGCTGGCCCGCACGCGCACCCGGGCGCAGTCAGACGAACGCCGCCGGCTGGCCCGCGACCTGCACGATTCGGTGGTGCAGCAGCTCTTCTCGATGCGCATGCAGGCCAAGGCGCTGCGCGGCCGGCTTGACCGCCCCGACGCCGAGCTCGAGCGCGTCCGCCCGATCGCCGAGGAGCTCGCCGAGCTGTCGGCCAGCGCGCTGGCCGACCTGCGGCTGCTGGTGTTCGAGCTGCGCCCGCTCGACCTCGCCGAGCACGGTCTCGTCGCCGCGGTGCGCGCGCACGTCGAGAGCGTGCGCGCGCGGACCGGCCTGGTGATCGACGTCGTCACGACCGACGGCCTGCCGGTGACCGGCGGGCTCGACGTGCAGGAGGACCTCTACCGGATCGTTTGCGAGGCGGTGCACAACGTCGTGAAACACGCCGGCGCGTCGACGGTCGAGGTCACCCTCCGCGCCGAGGAAGACGATCTGGTCGTGCTGGTCCGCGACGACGGCGCCGGCCGTGGCGGCGGTGAGCCGCCCGGCAGCCGCGAACAGCTGGGCCTGGTGTCCATGCGGGAGCGCACCGAACGCTGGGGCGGGCGCTTCGCTGCCGGACCGGGTACGGACGGCGGCTGGACGGTGCGGGCGGCGGTGCCGCTGCGCCGGGTCCGGGCGCAGGCGCCCGGATGAGCCCCGCGGTGATCCGGATCGTGCTCGTCGACGACCACGCGGTGGTGCGGCGCGGACTGCGGGCGTTCGTCGAGACCGAGCCCGCTCTCGAGGTCGTCGGCGAAGCGGCGGACGGGGAGCAGGCCATTGAGCTCTTGCGCGAGTGGCGGACGCTCGGGCGGCCGCTCCCCCACGTGGTGCTGATGGACCTGCGGATGCCGCGGATGGACGGCGCGGAGGCGACCCAGCGGATCACCGCCGAGCACCCGGACGTGAAGGTCGTGGTCCTGACCAGCTTCGGGGAAGCCGAACGCGTGCACACCGCCCTCGCCGCCGGAGCCGCCGGCTACCTGCTCAAGGACGCCGAGCCCGAGGAGGTCGCCACCGCCGTGCGCGCCGCCGCGTCGGGAGAGGTCCACCTCGGCTCGGCCGTGGCCAAGCAGCTCACCCGGAGGATGGCCGCGCCCCGGGTCGGGCTTTCCGCGCTCACCGCGCGCGAGCGGGAGATCCTGGTACTGGTCGCGCGGGGCTTCGCCAACCGGGAAATCGCCGACGAGCTGGTGATCAGCGAGCGCACCGCGCGCACGCACGTCAGCAACGTGCTGAGCAAGCTGCAGCTGTCGTCACGCACGCAGGCGGCGCTG encodes:
- a CDS encoding amidohydrolase family protein; translated protein: MTTTLPTGAPGPATGRAGSTIVDTDIHPSAPAADVKARLSGEHRTRWEVFGSRVPNPPEFYPRVRNAGFRLDAWPEAGGIPGSDLGMVQEQLLDEFGVDHGVLIPLQGHTFGAEEPRYSAALCRALNDWLADEWLAPEPRLRSSIAIPTESPDLAAEEIARRADDPRFVQVLLPTGGETGFGSRRYWPIYRAAVEAGRPVAAHTGGIEQHRGAGWPSFYLEEHVWNGNMMAALVTNLVCEGVFEEFPSLQVICVEGGIVWLAPLMWALDEAWPRLRADVPHLRKPPSEYLREHLWFTTQPIEEPEDPRHLATALEHIGMSDRIMFASDYPHWDFDSPRLASRLFPAGAREGIMGANACRLYGLPARVSGETR
- a CDS encoding Rieske 2Fe-2S domain-containing protein, yielding MKIVVSRLDEFPPGERRIVRAGRRSIGVFRVGDRFYAINNHCPHMGGPLCLGRTKPWVSSTGPGEYEMAGEEALVACPWHGWEYDLETGQSFLGPGEPPARTYPVSVEPGVEAGTITADEVVPPRTGVKGGRRPGPYVTETFPVRVEDAYVVVETSPRPAPVPGPVGGAS
- a CDS encoding MFS transporter, with the translated sequence MAEPSAPTRPSKKTLFAASLVGTSIEWYDYYIFGTAAALAFGSVFYPKFSSAAGTLAAFATFAVGFVARPLGGAVIGHFGDRIGRRSMLVLTLLLTGGTTTLIGVLPTYAAIGVAAPLLLVLLRVLQGFGVGGEWGGAVLIATEHATARRRAVYGSFAQFGVPVGVLTSNLAFLAVSGLADDDFLTWGWRLPFLFSVVLVVGGLLVRGRLSDAAEFTDAKRERTTNRAPFLELLRRQPMTLALASLASIAPPAIGYTVTVYMLTYGTTVVGFDRTTLLSLILASTAVWIAAIVLAAVASDRFGARRVYTLGAVTAVVWPVPMFLLVDTGNPASAFVSFAVAALVQGIMAGAQGGLFTEIFDVRVRYSGISIAYQLGGMIGGAVTPIVATALFGASGSSTAVALYVAALSLVSLVGVAGLRFRRANADEPAPAPVAPPTA
- a CDS encoding GAF domain-containing sensor histidine kinase, whose product is MQGHRGPREPASASEGTALTPEALDALVSVSADGLAVLDADGRFTALNDSAAALLGSAAADLIGRPAPFKPDAGVPQGTPRTVRRLVPGGRFRDLEYRLAPLSDGGQAVWFSDRTDVLRQQERLTAIARAAASVAGTFSLRATLDAVAREMVMTANIVAVQILSLDDPAADLRILGMAGFGPAADFVERLSACRRLGARVRFFDAFVGGRPVVEKHRKASIMADPRWEPLHEIMNRPDWDGFVATPMVVRARTVGVINAYYRAGEDPGPGSLAFLQAMADHAAVAIDTASLLARTRTRAQSDERRRLARDLHDSVVQQLFSMRMQAKALRGRLDRPDAELERVRPIAEELAELSASALADLRLLVFELRPLDLAEHGLVAAVRAHVESVRARTGLVIDVVTTDGLPVTGGLDVQEDLYRIVCEAVHNVVKHAGASTVEVTLRAEEDDLVVLVRDDGAGRGGGEPPGSREQLGLVSMRERTERWGGRFAAGPGTDGGWTVRAAVPLRRVRAQAPG
- a CDS encoding response regulator transcription factor, with the translated sequence MSPAVIRIVLVDDHAVVRRGLRAFVETEPALEVVGEAADGEQAIELLREWRTLGRPLPHVVLMDLRMPRMDGAEATQRITAEHPDVKVVVLTSFGEAERVHTALAAGAAGYLLKDAEPEEVATAVRAAASGEVHLGSAVAKQLTRRMAAPRVGLSALTAREREILVLVARGFANREIADELVISERTARTHVSNVLSKLQLSSRTQAALLAIREGLAPPPG